The following are encoded in a window of Manduca sexta isolate Smith_Timp_Sample1 unplaced genomic scaffold, JHU_Msex_v1.0 HiC_scaffold_460, whole genome shotgun sequence genomic DNA:
- the LOC115449160 gene encoding inositol oxygenase: MTTDVKSPVSMIDPSQLLRPEPTFNDKPINAFRDYSVDDKDPIKERVRRTYYDMHTNVTVDFVKQKREKWLKFNHFKATIKEALIKLNELVDESDPDTDLPNIVHAFQTAERIREDHPNDDWFQLTGLIHDLGKVMAFYNEPQWCVVGDTFPTTAISINKRFYDLFLFSTKYGMYEPHCGLDNVLMSWGHDEYLYQFLLHNKAKIPEKGLYMIRYHSCYPWHAGGDYRHLTNEKDEQILKWVLEFNKYDLYTKSEKVPDIEALWPYYEKLIDKYIPGVCDF, translated from the exons ATGACGACTGACGTG aAATCTCCGGTGTCGATGATCGACCCATCCCAATTGTTGCGTCCTGAGCCCACGTTCAACGACAAACCCATTAACGCGTTCCGTGACTACAGTGTTGATGACAAGGACCCTATCAAGGAGCGCGTGCGCAGAACTTACTATGACATGCACACCAATGTCACCGTCGACTTTGTCAAGC AAAAACGCGAAAAGTGGTTAAAGTTCAACCACTTCAAAGCCACGATCAAGGAAGCACTGATCAAATTGAACGAGCTGGTGGATGAGTCCGACCCCGACACTGATCTTCCCAACATCGTGCACGCCTTCCAGACCGCCGAGAGGATCCGAGAAGACCACCCTAACGATGACTGGTTCCAACTCACCGGACTCATTCATGATTTGGGCAAG GTGATGGCATTCTACAACGAGCCGCAATGGTGTGTAGTAGGAGATACTTTCCCAACCACAGCCATATCTATCAATAA AcgcttttatgatttatttttatttagcactAAATACGGAATGTACGAGCCTCACTGCGGTTTGGACAATGTCCTCATGTCTTGGGGCCACGATGAGTATCTGTACCAATTTCTGCTGCACAACAAAGCCAAGATCCCAGAGAAAGGACTTTACATGATAAG GTATCACTCTTGCTACCCCTGGCACGCGGGAGGCGATTACCGTCACCTCACTAACGAGAAGGACGAGCAAATCCTCAAATGGGTGCTTGAATTCAA cAAATATGACCTGTACACAAAGAGCGAAAAGGTACCGGACATAGAAGCGTTGTGGCCGTACTACGAGAAACTGATCGACAAATACATCCCAGGAGTCTGCGACTTTTAA